The genomic stretch AGCAAATAATATTAAAACAAGTTCTATAAAAACATTGACTGCATAATGAGCTTTATTTGGGAGTCTCTTCACAAAGAACCCAATTGCTAGATGTCCTTTTCTTCCAAAAACATATGCTGTTCCCAACATAGATACCCATATTAACAAATAACGCAACAATTCTTCCGAAAATGTACTAGGTGAATTTAAAATATACCTTGAAAAAACTTGCCATATCACTAAAAGAACCATTATTAACATTAAGGAACATGTAAAAAATGTGATTGATCCATCCAATATTTTCTTTATTTTTTGCATTTTATCCCCCTAAATCAAAGAATTTAAAAACTATATTGAAGAATGGATAACGTAAGTTGATTCAAAGACAAAAATCAATCTTCTACTTCTCAGCAACTTCCCTTATCTTCTTATAGTATTTTCTTGTAGATTCTTTTCTCTGAAATTCTATATGCAAGGGTTGAACAGCTTTTCGGAAAGAAGTTAGGTCAGGTTTATTAAAGTGAACACCATCTTTTCTGGCTTGTTCAATAGCTTTTTCAGTTTCTTTAGCCCAGATTTTCTTTTGAAATTCTGTAGATTGTTTTGCAGCCTCACTTATTGCCTCTTTCTGTTCTTGATTTAACTTTTCCCATGTGTTTAAACTAATAATTAAAATATCTGGTACAATTGTATGCTCAGTATAAGTGAACTCTTTTGCTACTTCACTATGATTGGTACTTATTAAATTTAATTCACTATTTTCTGCACCATCAATAACACCTTGTTGGAGTGCTGCGTACACCTCACCGTAAGCAATAGGAGTAGGTGAACCTTTTAGTAATTCAAGCATTTTAATTTGAGTGGCACTTGATTGTACCCGTATTTTTAAACCTTTTAAATCGTTTGGATGCATAATAGGTTTATTGCTTGTATATATACTTCTTGCGCCAGCATCATAATAAGTTAAGCCTATGAACCCAACTTTTTTAGTAACTTGATACAATTCTTTGGCAATATTGCTATCCATTACTCTAAAAAAGTGTTCTTTATTATCAAATAAATAGGGTAGGCTAAAAATAGAATACGCTTCTGCGAAACTTTCTAACGAACCTCCTCCTATTTTAACTATGTCAATGGCACCAGATTGCGTTAATTCAATAACCTCACGCTCTGAACCAAGCTGACTATTTGGATATATTTGAACTTTTAGAGATCCGTTTGTTTTCTCTTCTAGATCTTTTGAGAATTCAATCAACGCTCTATGCACAGGGTGATCTTCATTATGAGCATGAGCTAACTTTAGGACTGTGACATCTGAATCCTTAAGGTTTTTTTCACCGCAACCTGTAAGCGCTATCATAATGAGAATTAACAAAAAAATTTTTTTCATAAAATCCCTCCCTATAAAACAATTGAACTATAAAATACATATAGAAACCTCTAATTTAAAAGGATTTTAAACTCGAATAACTTGCCATTTTATAAATTTTATGACTTGATGGATTCGTTAAGCTACACCAAAGTCTTAAAATTAAGAATTTGACAAGTTATTCCTTCAGATAATAATTGATTTTATTAGTATCCAAATACATTAATTTAACTGTTACTTCCTTTTGCTTCTTTACGTTATTTTGATTTATACAAAAGTCTAATATTTTTGGTTAATCTAAAATATTTGTCGTCTTTTTCGTTTAAGTTTACTAAAAATTAAATACTAATATTTTCAGATGAATTTGTATTTTTAGAACTTGCTCTGTAATTTTTCACATTCTCGTATAAACCCTTTTTTACTGTATTCTTCAATTGTTTCTTGATCGTAACCAAGTTCCTTTAAAATTTCTTCTGTATGTTCGCCAAGTCGTGGTGGTAATTTTCTTAACTCTAAAGTTTCGCCATTATATCTCACTGGATGCGCAAGTAACCTTACTTTCCCTGCGGTAGGATGATTAAAATCAATAATACTCTTATTCCATTGTAATTGTGGATCAGACTCAACCTGTTCATAATCATTAACTAATGAACACCAAATTTCATTTATTTGAAACAATTCATACCAATATTCTGTTGTATGTTTCTTTATATGTT from Bacillus sp. 1780r2a1 encodes the following:
- a CDS encoding TRAP transporter small permease, whose protein sequence is MQKIKKILDGSITFFTCSLMLIMVLLVIWQVFSRYILNSPSTFSEELLRYLLIWVSMLGTAYVFGRKGHLAIGFFVKRLPNKAHYAVNVFIELVLILFAAIVMVLGGTKVVMMTLGQISPVLGISMGYVYLSLPLSGALTIVYSIISLYEFINKQKSKDIQKDKINNLNI
- the dctP gene encoding TRAP transporter substrate-binding protein DctP, translating into MKKIFLLILIMIALTGCGEKNLKDSDVTVLKLAHAHNEDHPVHRALIEFSKDLEEKTNGSLKVQIYPNSQLGSEREVIELTQSGAIDIVKIGGGSLESFAEAYSIFSLPYLFDNKEHFFRVMDSNIAKELYQVTKKVGFIGLTYYDAGARSIYTSNKPIMHPNDLKGLKIRVQSSATQIKMLELLKGSPTPIAYGEVYAALQQGVIDGAENSELNLISTNHSEVAKEFTYTEHTIVPDILIISLNTWEKLNQEQKEAISEAAKQSTEFQKKIWAKETEKAIEQARKDGVHFNKPDLTSFRKAVQPLHIEFQRKESTRKYYKKIREVAEK